CTGGACTCTACAATTCCCAAGGAAGGTACGACCAAGCCGAACCCCTGTATCTCCAAGCTTTAGAACTCTATAAACGCCTGCTGGGAGACAATCATCCCGATGTCGCCATGAGCCTCAACAACTTGGCTGGACTCTACAATTCCCAAGGAAGGTACGACGAAGCCGAACCCCTGTATCTCCAAGCTTTAGAACTGAGAAAACGCCTGCTGGGAGACAATCATCCCCATGTCGCCACCAGCCTCAACAACTTGGCATTACTCTACTATTCCCAAGGACAGTACGACCAAGCCGAACCCCTGTATCTCCAAGCTTTAGAACTGAGAAAACGCCTGCTGGGAGACAATCATCCCGATGTCGCCACCAGCCTCAACAACTTGGCATTACTCTACTATTCCCAAGGAAGGTACGACCAAGCCGAACCCCTGTATCTCCAAGCTTTTAAAATTCGTCAGCAGGTGTTAGGAGTTGACCATCCAAAGACGGTGACTGTTCGCCAAAATTTAGCACATCTTCGGGCTAATTTGAGTGATAGTCCTCAATCTGAAAACTTTGATAGCAATCATATTTGATTTGGAAACACCGCGAGGCTCAGATCCCCGACTTCTTGAAGAAGTCGGGGATCTTTTTACACTTTTTACACCGCAAAGTAAATGTTAAAACTTTTGGTGTATTGAATAATACTTATAAATCCTGAACCGTAAAGCGATCGCCTGGATATCCTCCCCATGAGAATGCAACACCAACGCGTTAAGCTGGATAAGAGTAGCATTTTGTTGCACTTTTCAGATAATTTTTATTTTTCCTGCTTGAGAAACCCGGAATGCTAGACCAAATTTTTGATTATCTTCACTTTCATTTCAGCGTTGAAGCCCCGATAGTGCTGCTAATCCTGGTTTTATTAGAGGCTGTGCTATCTGCTGATAATGCGATCGCCCTCGCTGCGATCGCCCAAGGATTAGAAGACAAGGAACTCGAACGCAAAGCCCTCAACTTCGGTTTAGTCGTTGCTTATGTGTTGCGAATTAGCCTGATTCTCACTGCCACTTGGATACAGAAATATTGGCAATTTGAATTACTAGGTGCTGCCTATCTGCTGTGGTTGGTATTTCAACACTTTACCTCAGAAGAAGCCAAAGACGACCATCATCATGGCCCCCGGTTTAACTCATTGTTGCAAGCCATCCCTGTAATTGCCTTTACAGATTTAGCATTTTCCTTGGATAGTGTGACAACTGCGATCGCGGTTTCTCAAGAAAAGTGGCTAGTTCTGACCGGTGCAACCATTGGGATCATCACCCTGCGATTTATGACCGGTTTATTTATCCGGTGGTTAGATGAATTTAAAAACCTCGAAGATGCAGGCTATATCACTGTGGCCTTTGTCGGTTTGCGCCTGTTAATGAGAGTCATCAACGAAAACTTAGTTCCACCAGAATGGATCGTAATTTCAGCGATCGCGATCATTCTAGTTTGGGGATTCTCTGTGCGTAATGAGATTGAAGAAGTACCCGAAGTAGAACCCGAAAAGAGTGAAGTAGAGACTAGAGGCTAGAGAATCAGGGATTAACAAACAAAAAAAATACCCAAAAATTTCTTGTGGAGCGGGCAAAGATTGCCCGCTAATCACCAAGGACGGGCAAGATGCCCATCCCACAATATCGGATAATTAATTCTTTGGTGTTCCCTTATTCCCACTCCCCATTCCCCACTCCCCATTCCCTAAATTATTCTTGCAACCAAGGTGTTAAATGTGGTTGCCAACTAACTAATTCTTCCTCTTTAAACCACAAAGCTATTTCTCTGTGTGCAGTTTCCAAAGCATCAGAACCGTGGATCAGATTGCGACCAATGTTAATACCAAAATCGCCCCGAATGGTTCCAGGTTCTGCCGTTAAGGGGTTAGTAGCACCAATAATTTTGCGCGCAGAAGCCACAACACCATCACCTTCCCAAACCATCGCTACGACAGGGCCAGAGGTGATGAAATCCACTAAACTGCTAAAAAATGGTCGTTCCTTGTGAACATCATAATGCTGTTCAGCTAATTCGCGGCTGACTTTCATGAATTTCATCCCAACGAGGGTAAAACCTTTAGTTTCATAGCGACGGATGATTTCCGCTACCAGTCCACGCTGAACACCATCAGGTTTAATTGCTAAAAATGTGCGTTCCAAAGCTATCTCCCAAAACTTAATACGTTTTTTATCTGGTCTTAGTTCTTGTCATTTGCCTTTTGTTCATGTAATCAAGATTTCACACTCTTGACAAATGACCAATGACAAATGACTAATGACTACTAACCAATCAGAGTTTATCTCAGAAATTATCTCTAAGTGCATATCAGTTGCAAGTCGAATGCGCTAAATTGTTAATTCGTGGGTGCAAAACAGAGGTCACGACAAATGGGTGCTGAATCAATTGCTACATCTGAAGAGGTGGTCATGCCTTCCAATGGACATAAATCGGAATTGAAAAATCACAAGCAAAAAAAGCTGCTACCACCTAGTAATATTACAGGAGGTTTGCCTGGGTCTTGGAAAATTGAACAGAGCGAAGCTTTATACCGGATAGAAGGTTGGGGAGAGCCATATTTCTCCATTAATGCTGCTGGTCATATTACAGTTTCTCCCAAAGGCGATCGCGGCGGTTCTCTAGACTTGTTTGAATTGGTCAACGCCTTGAAGCAGCGTAACTTGGGGCTGCCGATGTTAATTCGCTTTTCCGATATTTTGGAAGACAGAATTGAGCGGTTGAATGCTTGTTTTAACAAAGCGATCGCCCGTTATAACTACCCAGGGGTATATCGTGGCGTGTTTCCTGTCAAGTGCAACCAAGAACGCCATTTAATTGAAGATTTAGTCAAATTTGGCAAACCGCATCAGTTTGGCTTAGAAGCCGGTTCTAAGCCGGAATTAATGATTGCTCTAGCTTTGTTGGATACACCAGGCGCATTGCTGATTTGCAACGGCTACAAAGACCGGGAATACGTCGAAACGGCAATGTTAGCCCAAAGACTAGGACAAACCTCAATTATCGTCATAGAACAGATTGAAGAAGTTGATTTGGTAATTGCGGCACACCGTCAATTAGGCATTAAGCCGATTTTGGGAGTTCGTGCCAAATTGAGTACCCAAGGTATGGGACGCTGGGGAACTTCCACAGGCGATCGCGCTAAGTTTGGTCTGACAATTCCCGAAATCATGGGAGCTGTTAACAAGCTGCGTGAAGCTAATTTACTGGATTGTTTGCAGTTGATGCACTTTCACATTGGCTCCCAAATCTCAGCCATCAATGTGATTAAAGATGCCATTCAAGAAGCTAGCCGCATCTACGTAGAGTTAGCCATGTTGGGGGCAGATATGAAATACCTCGATGTTGGCGGCGGCTTGGGTGTAGATTACGACGGTTCCCAAACCAACTTCTACGCCTCGAAAAACTACAATATGCAGAACTATGCCAACGACATCGTGGCAGAGTTAAAAGATACTTGTGCAGAGCGGCAGATTCCCGTACCAACACTGATTAGCGAAAGTGGACGTGCGATCGCCTCCCACCAGTCCGTACTAATTTTTGATGTTCTCAGCACTAGCGATGTACCACTAGAATTACCAGAACCCCCAGAAGAAGAAGAATCCCCGGTGATCAAATACTTGTGGGAAACCTACCAATCAATCAACCAAGATAATTATCAAGAATTTTACCACGACGCAGCCCAATTTAAAGAAGAAGCCATCAGCCGATTCAACTTAGGAATTTTGCGTCTCCAAGAACGAGCCAAAGCCGAGCGACTCTACTGGGCTTGCTGTCAAAAAATTCTGAACATCACTAGACAGCAGGAATACGTACCTGATGAATTGGAAGACCTAGAAAAAATTATGGCTTCCATTTATTACATTAACCTTTCAGTGTTTCAATCAGCACCAGATTGTTGGGCAATAGACCAACTATTCCCCATCATGCCCATACACCGCCTCGACGAAGAACCCATACGACGAGGAATATTAGCAGACCTCACCTGTGATAGTGATGGCAAAATTGATCGCTTTATAGACCTGCGCGATGTCAAATCAGTTTTAGAACTGCATACCTTCAAGCCAGGAGAACCCTATTATCTGGGAATGTTCCTCAATGGAGCGTATCAAGAAATCATGGGTAATTTGCACAACTTATTTGGTAATACCAACGCAGTTCACATTCAGTTGACACCCAAAGGCTACCAAATTCAGCACATTGTCAAAGGCGACACCATGAGCGAAGTAGTCAGCTACGTGCAGTATGACTCTGAAGATATGGTCGAAAGTATCCGTCAACGTTGTGAGAAAGCCTTAGAAGAAAAACACATCACCCTAGCTGAATCTCAGCGCCTGTTACAAACCTACGAGCAGAGTCTAGGAAGATATACTTATCTGAATAGCTAGAGGATTCAAGAAGCAGGGGGGAAGAGGCAGAGGGGCAGGGGGCAGGGTGCAGGGGGGAAGAGGCAGGGGGTACTGGTGCAGGGTGCAGGGGGGAAGAGGTAGCCTTATATCCCACATTCCCCAGTCCCCAGTCCCCAGTCCCCAGTCCCTACTCCCTACTCCCTACTCCCTAAATTACATTCGTTCCCAGCAAGTCCTCAATCGCTTGCCGTTCAAAAGGTGTTTCAGAAGGCGGAGTCTGACGAGCATCAGTAATCAGCCAATCTAAAGCAGCAGCTTGAACATCTATGGCATCACCCGTTTTATCTACGCAGTAACGTCCAAACACTAACTTATCAACCAGTCTGACTCCTGGGCCTAATCGCGACCATTCAAAAATTACACTGTTCTCGACAGTTGCGCCACTGCATATCCAGCAATTCGGGCCAATCATCGCCGGTCCAACAATTTTAGCCCCGTCTTCAATCCTGGTCATGCCACCAATGTACACTGGGCCTGTGATATCCACCTTGTCCCAATTCACCGCCACATTTAAGCCAGTATAGATACCAGGAGCGACTTCATTGCCGGGAATTTGCACATTTTTAATTTCGCCTAGCAGTACACCATTAATTGCCCGCCAGTAGTCTGGTACTTTACCAATATCTACCCATTCAAAGTCCATAGCAATGGCGTAGAAAGGAGCGCCAACTTCGACCAATTTGGGAAATAACTGGCCACCGATATCAAATTCCACCCCAGAAGGTATGTACTCAAACACTTCTGGTTCAAAAATATAAATACCAGTGTTGATGTTGGTGCTAATAGCTTCCTCTTGCGAGGGTTTTTCTTGGAAATCTATCACACGACAATCTTCGTCAGTGACTACTACACCGTAACTGGAAACCTCTTCGAGTGGAACAGATTTTGTAATGATGGTGGCAATTGACCCTTTGGATTTATGCCATTTCACAGCCGCAGACAAATCTAGGTCAATCAGAGCATCACCACACAACACCACAAAGGTATCATCAAAGAATGGTGAAAAGTCTTGGATACGCCGCATTCCACCAGCCGAACCAATGGCTTCTCCGACTAGTTTGCCGTCATCATCAATTTTACCTTCAAAAGAATAAGCGATTTCTACGCCAAACCGTTGACCGTCACGAAAATAGTTTTCAATTTCTTCCGCCAAATGACTAACATTAACCATAATCTGGTTAAATCCATGTTGGCGCAAAAGTTCCAGGAGGAATTCCATCACTGGCTTTTGCAGGATAGGAATCATCGGTTTGGGAATTGTATAGGTAATGGGACGCACACGAGTACCCTTACCCGCCGCGAGAATCATGGCTTTCATAAAATTTTATTCCTCAAACACAAGCCAGTTTACCGAAAATTTGGGTTTAAAACCCCGTCGTAAAACGACGGCTTTCAATTCATTAGTGTACCAATATGCTGCTATACTCATAATAGTGGAAACGCATATTCCATTTTCCCCCGATGTCAATTAGCTCAATCTGTAAGTAGCCGAATTTTAATTTCCTGGTAAAATTCGTCTTGTAATAACTCGACTTTAGATTGAGATGAGAGCAGTAGTAGCGCCCAGAAAACACTAACCATGTGGCTATTTTCTGACTCATGAGGCGAATTATTTTGGTGTGGTTGTTTTTTTTGAGTCCACAAATCTACCAGCTGTTCTAGATTTAAACAATTCTGTTCTAGAAATAGCTGTTTTGCGGAACAATGCAACACTTGCTCTAGTTCCCCAGCTACTTCCGTCAGATTTTCTTGGTGAGCTAATTCTAGCGCCTGTCGCATATTTTGGTCGCTGGACTGACGCTTGGGGCGAACAGGTTTGCTGGATTTCTGCACAAGTTTGAGCTGGTTCGCCATAATTTGCAATTGCTTGATTAACTCTTGCTGAGTTACACGACGCTTTGGTGGTGGCATTGCTGAAGGACGGCGGCTCAGGTGTCGCTCTAATTGTAGACGATGAGCATGATGTAATAACCCATTTTCACTTAGAGAGAGGGCATCATCTGCCACATCATCCTGTAGGTTATCTACTGTAGACAATTGCATCAAAGTGTTAGCTTTGAATAACACTAGCATTGATGCTGACAAAAAAGCTTGTCCCGATTGCGACAAGTCGGATTCAATAGCTCCTTTAACTGTGGCCACCGGTGCCATTAGTTCTAAGTAACGGTCAATTACCTCAATTACCTGCACATCCCAAGGATCGATGTCGCCTTGTTCTGCCTGAGCAATCAGGTGTGTGATTGTTTCTAATAACTCGGAAGCAAGCATAAAATTTTGACAAAAACCTTAATGAAAGATTTTCTGAATATATAGGACTCCTATTTGATTTCTGTTGGCGTAGCCTGCGCTTTGCGCTTACAACTCAAAAAGCTGTTTCCCACGGACCACTCCCTACGGACCACTCCCCACCTACGCAAGTAAGTATGGCTACGCCACGCAAGCTATCAAAAATCAAAGCGGATTACTATATATACAGTAAGTGATTTGGAGCGATCGCTAAACAATCCCTGTTATAGTTCCGGTCAAGAGTTATGTTTTGCTAATTTAAATGCAGCGAGCCTGTGTAGCAGGCTTTGTTTCTATGGCGCGACTTCAGTCCTTCGGCTGTTATTTTAAATTTCAGAAACCCACGGCGATGCCTTGAAACTAGGCATCGCGGATTTTAGATTTTTATCTAAAATCCCCAATCGATTTATCGATTCACTGCCGCAGCTTCTCGCGCCGCCGTCGCCTGGTCTGGGTGGATACCCAAACGTGTGAGATTTATTCGTCCTTTATTGTCAATTTCTCGCACTTTGACAATGACTTCATCCCCAACAGCTACTTCATCTTCAACTTTGCCAACGCGATAGTCAGCTAATTGAGAAATGTGAATCATGCCTTCTTTTCCAGGCAGAAATTCTACAAATGCACCAATAGGGATAATCCGAGTCACACGCCCAGCATAAACATCACCTTCGTGTAACTTACGAGTCATACCTTGAATGATGTTACGAGCTTTCTTAGCTCTACTTTCATCCACAGCAGAAATCGTCACGGTCCCATCGTCTTCGATGTCAATTTTCGCACCAGTTTCTTCAGTGATGCCCTTGATGGTTTTACCTCCGGGTCCAATGACCAGACCAATCATGTCTGAATCAATCTTGATAGTCAATAGACGTGGGGCATAGGGTGAGGTTTCAACCCGTGGTTCTTGGATAGTCTGGAGCATTTTATCCAGAATATGCAACCGGGCTGATTTCGCTTGATGCACAGCTTGGGCAATTACATCCAACGACAAACCGGATATTTTCATATCCATTTGTAAGGCGGTAATCCCGGTATCTGTGCCGGCGACTTTAAAATCCATATCGCCTAAGAAGTCCTCAATGCCCTGAATATCAGTCAGGACTCGCACTTCGTCACCTTCTTTAATCAAACCCATTGCTGCACCGCTTACGGGTTTGAGGATTGGGACACCAGCATCCATCAAAGATAGAGTGGAACCGCACACTGAACCCATCGAAGTGGAACCGTTGGAAGAAAGCACTTCTGAGACTACGCGAATCACGTAAGGAAATGCTTCTTTTGACGGTAGCACAGGAACCAGCGCTCGTTCTGCTAAAGCACCATGACCGATTTCGCGCCTACCTGGAAAACGCATCGGTTTAGTTTCCCCAACTGAGAACGGAGGAAAGTTGTAATGATGCAGGTAACGTTTGGATTGGTCTGTTTGCAGGTCATCGTTGAGGTTTTGAGCATCTCCAGGAGTCCCCAGGGTACAAGTGGATAATACTTGGGTTAATCCCCGGTTAAATAAACCACTACCGTGGACTCGCTTGGGTAACACACCAACTTGACAAGAAACTGGACGGACTTCATCGAGTTTGCGACCATCAACGCGCACGTTGTCGTCAACGATTTGACGGCGCATGAAGTGTTTTGTGATGTCTTTAAAGGTGTTACCAAGTGCCTTGCTGTTTGCCGTTGCAGCAGCTCGCACTTCGTTTTCTTCTGGCAATTCATTAATTGCACTCGCGACTTGCTCCTTGACAACATCCAAAGCTTCATCCCGTTGGGCTTTGGTGTATTCAAATTGAGACAGAATTTTCTTAATTTCATCGCTGGCGCGATCGCGGATATAATTGCTCAGAGTGGGGTCTTCCTCTGGTGGTGCTTCTTGCACAACTTTCAGACCCATTTCCGCTAACAAATCTTGTTGCGCTTGAATTAAATCTCTTACCGCTTCATAACCAAAATCAATTGCTTCAATAATATCCTGCTCTGGCAATTGATTGGCTCCCGCCTCCACCATGATTACACCGTGGGGTGAACCAGCCACAATCAGATCCAAGTCTCCGTTCTCTGTTTCGGCATAGGTGGGGTTAATAATGAAATCATCACCCACTAAACCAACTCGCACTGCGGCCATTGGTCCATTAAACGGAATTTGTGCCATCAAGGTAGCAATGGAAGCGCCAGTCACTGCTAGGACATCAGGTGGTACCAACTCATCCATCGACAGCGTAAAGGCGATAATTTGCAGATCATCCCGCAACCATGTAGGAAATAAAGGTCTCATGGGGCGGTCTATGAGACGGCTGGTCAGAATTGTTTTTTCTGGTGGACGACCTTCTCTCCGCATGATTCCTCCGGGAATCCTACCTGCGGCATACAATCTTTCTTCGTAATCTACTGTCAGGGGAAGAAAATCAATTCCTTCTCTGCCCTTGGAACGAGTAGCGGTCACTAAAACAGATGTGTCCCCTGATTCTATTAAAACCGACCCACCAGCTTGGGGAGCTAGTAAGCCTACTTTCAGTCTAATATCCCTGCCATCGAAGGATATTGACTTATCAACTTCTGCCATTCAGTTTTTTTTCCTTCTCTTTCGCTTTTCTCTTTCTGTGGCAATCCTAACATTTCTGCCCTCAGACTGACTTCTGGTACACACAAAGATAAACAAGTCGTTCAACGCAAAGCCCGATAGAAAATTAGCGCCTCTGCTACCTGTCCATCTCCTAGCTTCACTGCACGCGGAATATTGCCAATAATATCAAATCCCAAGGACTGCCAAAGTTTAACTGAAGGTATATTAGTTGCAAAGACCAAATTGAACATCACTGCTTCGTACCCCAGGTTTGCTGCTATGACTAGCATCGCCTCGCCCATTAACCGTCCAATACCCTGACCGCGTAACCCAGGTTGTACAATAAAACCAGCGTTGCAAATATGGCTACACATACCAGGGAAGTTAGGCTTTAGATAAAATGCCCCTAGCACTTCTTTTGGCTTGTGTGTCGTATCTTGAGCAGATGTCCTCACCACGAAGGCATCCTGACTCAACCAGTAAGCTGCAAATGCCTGCTGCGACAAAGGTTTATTTTGGGGGTAGGTTTTGCCTTCATTAATTACGCAATTTAGTAATGACCTCACTTCCTCCTGTTCTTCGGGTTTCATATAATCTAGTTCGATGGCTAAGTCATTTTTTAAAACTTTTTCAAAAGGGAATTTCATTAGCAACAAATTTTATGAATGTTGATTATTACTTGAATTTACCATATCCAACATTTGAATTTTTGTATTTTGTCCGATATGCAATCAGTAATTCGTCGTAAATTATTCAAGGCTTGTAGTCAGGACTTTAGTCCTGAATTAAGGGTTAAATAACAATATTTTCACATTGCTTCACATATAACTATCCTATTTGATTTATGAATTTATCGTTCGCGTAGCGTGCGCGAAGCGCATACCGCCAAGTCGCCTTCGCGTAGCGTCTCCCCTTCTCCCAAAGGGAGAGGCTAGCGCCAAGGGAGAAGATCGCCAAGTGAACAAGTAAAGAGGTTCAGAAATGATTTAGGATTGCTATAGTTACGTTTATCCTCGCCCACTTACTTATTTTTCCATTAGGCAAAGTCTACAACATAGAAGTAATTATGTCTATTCATATTACAGAAAAATTAGATAATTAATAATTTTAGTTTAATCAAAGTTTGAGTAGTTAGTACATGGCAATTTTACACGGTAATTGGTTAGTAAGAAATCAAAATGGTTGTTTATTTATTTGGGGTGAAACTTGGCGTTCATCACGAGTCGATTTTGCTCTGAATGTATCTCAAGATATACCACTACATCCATTGGTAATGTCACCAATTGATTTGAGTGAGTTGTTAAGTTATCATAATATCAAAATTCCTAGCTTAATACAGCAATCCCAAGTTGCTTTATCTGGCACTGGGCGAACTCGTAAAAGTACAAGTACTACTAAATTTAGCTGGACAACTCACTCTCTAATCATTGATTTACCAACTCATATCTCAGAAAATAATCCCCAAGAAATAGAATTTATTTCCCCTTTGCATTCTGCTACTTTGGGTTCTGAAATAAATTCACCCCAATATCTCCAACCGTGGCGAGTCGAGGGTTTTTGTCTCAACCCCACTGAAGCGATAAAATTTCTCGCTGC
The window above is part of the Nodularia spumigena CCY9414 genome. Proteins encoded here:
- a CDS encoding segregation/condensation protein A; translation: MLASELLETITHLIAQAEQGDIDPWDVQVIEVIDRYLELMAPVATVKGAIESDLSQSGQAFLSASMLVLFKANTLMQLSTVDNLQDDVADDALSLSENGLLHHAHRLQLERHLSRRPSAMPPPKRRVTQQELIKQLQIMANQLKLVQKSSKPVRPKRQSSDQNMRQALELAHQENLTEVAGELEQVLHCSAKQLFLEQNCLNLEQLVDLWTQKKQPHQNNSPHESENSHMVSVFWALLLLSSQSKVELLQDEFYQEIKIRLLTD
- the ndk gene encoding nucleoside-diphosphate kinase, which encodes MERTFLAIKPDGVQRGLVAEIIRRYETKGFTLVGMKFMKVSRELAEQHYDVHKERPFFSSLVDFITSGPVVAMVWEGDGVVASARKIIGATNPLTAEPGTIRGDFGINIGRNLIHGSDALETAHREIALWFKEEELVSWQPHLTPWLQE
- a CDS encoding TerC family protein is translated as MLDQIFDYLHFHFSVEAPIVLLILVLLEAVLSADNAIALAAIAQGLEDKELERKALNFGLVVAYVLRISLILTATWIQKYWQFELLGAAYLLWLVFQHFTSEEAKDDHHHGPRFNSLLQAIPVIAFTDLAFSLDSVTTAIAVSQEKWLVLTGATIGIITLRFMTGLFIRWLDEFKNLEDAGYITVAFVGLRLLMRVINENLVPPEWIVISAIAIILVWGFSVRNEIEEVPEVEPEKSEVETRG
- a CDS encoding GNAT family N-acetyltransferase, with the protein product MKFPFEKVLKNDLAIELDYMKPEEQEEVRSLLNCVINEGKTYPQNKPLSQQAFAAYWLSQDAFVVRTSAQDTTHKPKEVLGAFYLKPNFPGMCSHICNAGFIVQPGLRGQGIGRLMGEAMLVIAANLGYEAVMFNLVFATNIPSVKLWQSLGFDIIGNIPRAVKLGDGQVAEALIFYRALR
- a CDS encoding polyribonucleotide nucleotidyltransferase codes for the protein MAEVDKSISFDGRDIRLKVGLLAPQAGGSVLIESGDTSVLVTATRSKGREGIDFLPLTVDYEERLYAAGRIPGGIMRREGRPPEKTILTSRLIDRPMRPLFPTWLRDDLQIIAFTLSMDELVPPDVLAVTGASIATLMAQIPFNGPMAAVRVGLVGDDFIINPTYAETENGDLDLIVAGSPHGVIMVEAGANQLPEQDIIEAIDFGYEAVRDLIQAQQDLLAEMGLKVVQEAPPEEDPTLSNYIRDRASDEIKKILSQFEYTKAQRDEALDVVKEQVASAINELPEENEVRAAATANSKALGNTFKDITKHFMRRQIVDDNVRVDGRKLDEVRPVSCQVGVLPKRVHGSGLFNRGLTQVLSTCTLGTPGDAQNLNDDLQTDQSKRYLHHYNFPPFSVGETKPMRFPGRREIGHGALAERALVPVLPSKEAFPYVIRVVSEVLSSNGSTSMGSVCGSTLSLMDAGVPILKPVSGAAMGLIKEGDEVRVLTDIQGIEDFLGDMDFKVAGTDTGITALQMDMKISGLSLDVIAQAVHQAKSARLHILDKMLQTIQEPRVETSPYAPRLLTIKIDSDMIGLVIGPGGKTIKGITEETGAKIDIEDDGTVTISAVDESRAKKARNIIQGMTRKLHEGDVYAGRVTRIIPIGAFVEFLPGKEGMIHISQLADYRVGKVEDEVAVGDEVIVKVREIDNKGRINLTRLGIHPDQATAAREAAAVNR
- a CDS encoding sugar phosphate nucleotidyltransferase; its protein translation is MKAMILAAGKGTRVRPITYTIPKPMIPILQKPVMEFLLELLRQHGFNQIMVNVSHLAEEIENYFRDGQRFGVEIAYSFEGKIDDDGKLVGEAIGSAGGMRRIQDFSPFFDDTFVVLCGDALIDLDLSAAVKWHKSKGSIATIITKSVPLEEVSSYGVVVTDEDCRVIDFQEKPSQEEAISTNINTGIYIFEPEVFEYIPSGVEFDIGGQLFPKLVEVGAPFYAIAMDFEWVDIGKVPDYWRAINGVLLGEIKNVQIPGNEVAPGIYTGLNVAVNWDKVDITGPVYIGGMTRIEDGAKIVGPAMIGPNCWICSGATVENSVIFEWSRLGPGVRLVDKLVFGRYCVDKTGDAIDVQAAALDWLITDARQTPPSETPFERQAIEDLLGTNVI
- the speA gene encoding biosynthetic arginine decarboxylase; the protein is MGAESIATSEEVVMPSNGHKSELKNHKQKKLLPPSNITGGLPGSWKIEQSEALYRIEGWGEPYFSINAAGHITVSPKGDRGGSLDLFELVNALKQRNLGLPMLIRFSDILEDRIERLNACFNKAIARYNYPGVYRGVFPVKCNQERHLIEDLVKFGKPHQFGLEAGSKPELMIALALLDTPGALLICNGYKDREYVETAMLAQRLGQTSIIVIEQIEEVDLVIAAHRQLGIKPILGVRAKLSTQGMGRWGTSTGDRAKFGLTIPEIMGAVNKLREANLLDCLQLMHFHIGSQISAINVIKDAIQEASRIYVELAMLGADMKYLDVGGGLGVDYDGSQTNFYASKNYNMQNYANDIVAELKDTCAERQIPVPTLISESGRAIASHQSVLIFDVLSTSDVPLELPEPPEEEESPVIKYLWETYQSINQDNYQEFYHDAAQFKEEAISRFNLGILRLQERAKAERLYWACCQKILNITRQQEYVPDELEDLEKIMASIYYINLSVFQSAPDCWAIDQLFPIMPIHRLDEEPIRRGILADLTCDSDGKIDRFIDLRDVKSVLELHTFKPGEPYYLGMFLNGAYQEIMGNLHNLFGNTNAVHIQLTPKGYQIQHIVKGDTMSEVVSYVQYDSEDMVESIRQRCEKALEEKHITLAESQRLLQTYEQSLGRYTYLNS